Proteins found in one Vespula pensylvanica isolate Volc-1 chromosome 10, ASM1446617v1, whole genome shotgun sequence genomic segment:
- the LOC122632460 gene encoding protein CLP1 homolog, giving the protein MSDEKSTTQEFKLDPDCELRFEVESKNEKVTLELKNGLGEVFGTELVKGKKYEFSAGAKVAVFTWQGCTVELIGKTDVSYVAKETPMGLYLNCHAAMERMREAAEKGDRRGPITMVVGPCDVGKSTLCRLLLNYAVRMGRRPIFVDLDVGQGDIAIPGTVGALLVERPSNVIEDFSQQAPLVFHFGHKTPSANVALYNLLVTRLAEVCSDRLQANKKARVSGIVINTCGWVKGDGYKLLTHAAQAFEVDAILVLDQERLYNELVRDMPDFVKVVFLPKSGGVVERSQAQRTEARDQGVRAYFYGSRTPLYPHSFEVKWNEARLYKIGAPVLPASCMPLGMKAEDNLTKLVAVTPGPNLLHHLLSVSFADSPEDDVVQTNVAGFVCVTNVDVDRQTFTVLSPQPRPLPNTVLLLSDIQFMDSH; this is encoded by the exons atgtCCGACGAAAAATCTACAACTCAAGAATTTAAATTGGATCCCGATTGCGAACTACGTTTTGAAgtagaaagtaaaaatgagaaagttaCGTTAGAG TTAAAAAACGGATTAGGTGAAGTATTTGGCACAGAATTAGTGAAaggtaaaaaatatgaatttagtGCTGGAGCAAAAGTTGCTGTCTTTACATGGCAAGGATGTACCGTTGAACTAATTGGAAAAACGGACGTTAGTTACGTAGCCAAAGAAACACCAATGGGTTTATACCTAAACTGTCATGCAGCTATGGAAAGAATGCGAGAGGCAGcagaaaaaggagatagaagaGGTCCTATAACTATGGTTGTAGGACCTTGCGATGTAGGAAAATCAACTCTTTGTagacttttattaaattatgcaGTTAGAATGGGAAGAAGACCAATCTTTGTTGACTTGGATGTTGGACAAGGCGATATAGCTATACCTGGTACAGTGGGTGCTTTATTGGTAGAGAGACCATCCAATGTAATAGAAGATTTTAGTCAACAAGCACCGCTCGTTTTTCATTTTGGACATAAAACCCCATCCGCTAATGTTGCTCTATATAATCTTCTTGTAACCCGTTTGGCAGAAGTTTGTTCTGACCGACTTCAggcaaataaaaaagcaagagTTTCAggaattgtaataaatactTGTGGTTGGGTAAAAGGAGATGGATATAAATTACTGACACATGCTGCTCAAGCATTCGAAGTTGATGCTATTTTAGTATTAGATCAAGAAAGACTTTACAATGAACTCGTTAGGGATATGCCGGATTTTGTAAAAGTGGTCTTTCTACCTAAAAGTGGTGGTGTGGTTGAAAGAAGTCAAGCTCAAAGAACTGAAGCTAGGGATCAAGGAGTCCGTGCATATTTTTATGGATCAAGAACGCCTTTGTATCCTCATAGCTTTGAAGTAAAATGGAATGAAgcaagattatataaaataggaGCACCTGTTTTACCTGCATCTTGTATGCCATTAGGAATGAAAGCTGAagataatttaacaaaactaGTAGCTGTCACGCCAGGTCCTAACTTGTTACATCATCTATTGTCTGTATCTTTTGCAGATTCTCCTGAAGATGATGTTGTACAAACTAATGTTGCTGGATTCGTTTGTGT caCCAATGTTGATGTAGACAGACAAACGTTTACTGTACTTAGTCCTCAACCAAGGCCACTACCAAATACTGTTCTGTTACTTTCAGATATACAATTTATGGATAGCCATTga
- the LOC122632387 gene encoding ras-related protein Rab-8A isoform X1, with product MAKTYDYLFKLLLIGDSGVGKTCVLFRFSEDAFNTTFISTIGIDFKIRTIELDGKKIKLQIWDTAGQERFRTITTAYYRGAMGIMLVYDVTNEKSFENIKNWIRNIEENASAEVEKMLLGNKCELTDKRQVSKERGEQLAVEYGIKFMETSAKSSINVEEAFYTLARDIKAKMEKKLKEASNPPKGGGHQLKASEPQRKPPSWLARCSIL from the exons ATGGCAAAGAcctatgattatttatttaaactacTACTGATCGGAGATTCGGGCGTCGGCAAAACTTGTGTATTATTCAGATTTTCCGAAGATGCATTCAATACGACCTTCATCTCTACTATTG gaattgattttaaaattcgTACAATTGAGTTAGACGGCAAGAAGATTAAATTGCAAATATG ggATACTGCTGGACAAGAAAGGTTTCGTACAATAACAACGGCATATTATCGTGGTGCTATGGGAATAATGTTAGTGTATGAtgttacaaatgaaaaaagctttgaaaatataaaaaattggattcgtaatatagaagaaaatgcATCTGCTGAGGTAGAGAAGATGTTATTAGGCAATAAGTGTGAACTTACAGACAAGAGACAAGTATCGAAGGAACGAGGTGAACAACTTGCAGTTGAATACGGTATTAAATTTATGGAAACGTCTGCAAAATCTAGTATCAATGTCGAAGAAGCATTTTATACTTTGGCGCGTGACATTAAAGctaaaatggagaaaaaattg AAG gAAGCATCAAATCCACCTAAAGGTGGTGGTCACCAGTTGAAAGCATCGGAACCACAAAGGAAACCGCCAAGTTGGTTAGCTCGCTGTTCTATACTCTGA
- the LOC122632462 gene encoding pre-mRNA-processing factor 17, with protein MCIIFYTIQNMLALKDYGSSDGDSGSENESTIDNNEERNKDDKNINDDSPRESVFTGKSISSLGLQICSAPEVVSTGTELCVKHIDSTASVVTHNPKYEELFAPDLGPENPFKTQQQRAVKNMLSGYVEKAYISEFQFENQRRTFASYGYALDPTVDGSAEEGKTLIGAKEAAEESGGKTVFENTTLRPSDKRKRHRNNDPADIEGFLGPWGGYIDERRVVKPTQEEAAELEEILAKRNKRGKQIEEKPLEEKTVLHIKDSVDYQGRSFLHAPQDIGVNLRSDSPPERCFLPKAHIHTWEGHTKGISQIRWFPRTAHLLLSCSMDCRVKLWEVYKERRCVRTYYGHRQAVRDVSFDNDGKRFLSAGYDRYVKLWDTETGACISRFTSRKIPYCAKFNPDPDKQHLFVAGTSDKKIICWDIRSGEITQEYDRHLGAVNTITFVDDNRRFVTTSDDKSLRVWEWDIPVDMKYIADPSMHSMPAVTPSPNQKWLACQSMDNKIVIFSALNRFKMNRKKTFTGHMVAGYACGLDFSPDMSYLVSGDADGKCYIWDWKTTKLYKKWKAHDGVCIDVLWHPHEPSKLATAGWDGKIKYWD; from the exons atgtgtataattttttatacaattcaAAATATGCTCGCATTAAAAGATTATGGGAGTAGTGATGGTGACAGTGGATCTGAGAATGAAAGTACTATAGATAAtaatgaagagagaaataaagatgataaaaatataaatgatgatTCTCCAAGAGAATCAGTTTTTACTGGCAAGTCGATAAGTTCTCTTGGCTTACAAATATGTTCCGCGCCTGAAGTTGTTTCCACA GGAACAGAATTATGTGTTAAACATATAGATTCTACTGCATCTGTAGTTACGCATAATCCAAAGTATGAGGAATTATTTGCTCCAGATTTAGGTCCAGAAAATCCTTTCAAAACTCAGCAACAACGAGCCGTGAAAAACATGCTCTCCGGTTATGTTGAGAAAGCATATATTAGTgaatttcaatttgaaaatcAAAGAAGAACATTCGCCAGTTATG ggTACGCTTTGGATCCAACCGTTGATGGTAGTGCAGAGGAAGGGAAAACTTTGATCGGTGCAAAAGAAGCCGCAGAAGAGTCGGGTGGAAAAACGGTCTTTGAAAATACAACGTTAAGGCCTTcggataagagaaaaagacacaGAAATAACGATCCTGCAGACATTGAGGGATTTTTAGGTCCTTGGGGTGGTTATATAGATGAAAGGCGAGTGGTCAAACCGACTCAAGAAGAGGCAGCGGAATTAGAAGAAATCTTagctaaaagaaataaaagaggaaaacaaatAGAGGAGAAACCACTCGAAGAAAAAACTGTATTGCAca TTAAAGATAGCGTGGATTATCAAGGGCGATCGTTTCTACATGCACCACAGGATATTGGTGTCAACTTGAGATCAGATTCACCGCCTGAACGATGCTTTCTACCAAaagcacacatacatacatgggAAGGTCATACAAAGGGTATTTCTCAAATCAGATGGTTTCCACGAACTGCCCACTTGCTTCTCTCGTGTAGTATGGATTGTAGAGTTaag TTGTGGGAAGTTTATAAAGAAAGACGATGTGTTAGAACCTATTATGGACATCGTCAGGCTGTACGCGACGTCAGTTTCGATAATGAtggaaaaagatttctttcggCTGGATATGATCGTTACGTAAAATTATGGGACACAGAAACCGGTGCTTGTATAAGTAGATTTACAAGTAGAAAAATACCATATTGTGCAAAGTTTAATCCAGATCCAGACAAACAACATCTTTTTGTAGCAGGAACAagtgataagaaaattatttgc TGGGATATACGATCTGGCGAGATAACTCAGGAATATGACAGGCATTTAGGTGCAGTTAATACAATAACTTTCGTAGATGACAATCGCAGATTTGTTACAACTTCCGATGACAAAAGCCTTCGTGTTTGGGAAtg gGATATTCCTGTTGACATGAAATACATCGCTGACCCTTCTATGCATTCGATGCCAGCTGTGACACCATCACCTAATCAAAAATGGTTAGCATGTCAAAGCATGGATaacaaaattgttatattcTCAGCCTTAAATAGATTCAAAATGAATCGGAAAAAAACTTTTACTGGTCATATGGTTGCTGGATATGCATGTGGCCTAGATTTTTCTCCCGACATgag ttATCTTGTGTCAGGAGATGCAGATGGGAAATGTTATATATGGGACTGGAAAACTacgaaattatacaaaaaatggAAAGCGCACGACGGTGTGTGTATCGATGTTTTGTGGCATCCACATGAACCTTCTAAACTTGCAACAGCTGGATGGGAtggcaaaataaaatattgggACTag
- the LOC122632387 gene encoding ras-related protein Rab-8A isoform X3, whose product MAKTYDYLFKLLLIGDSGVGKTCVLFRFSEDAFNTTFISTIGIDFKIRTIELDGKKIKLQIWDTAGQERFRTITTAYYRGAMGIMLVYDVTNEKSFENIKNWIRNIEENASAEVEKMLLGNKCELTDKRQVSKERGEQLAVEYGIKFMETSAKSSINVEEAFYTLARDIKAKMEKKLVRSIKST is encoded by the exons ATGGCAAAGAcctatgattatttatttaaactacTACTGATCGGAGATTCGGGCGTCGGCAAAACTTGTGTATTATTCAGATTTTCCGAAGATGCATTCAATACGACCTTCATCTCTACTATTG gaattgattttaaaattcgTACAATTGAGTTAGACGGCAAGAAGATTAAATTGCAAATATG ggATACTGCTGGACAAGAAAGGTTTCGTACAATAACAACGGCATATTATCGTGGTGCTATGGGAATAATGTTAGTGTATGAtgttacaaatgaaaaaagctttgaaaatataaaaaattggattcgtaatatagaagaaaatgcATCTGCTGAGGTAGAGAAGATGTTATTAGGCAATAAGTGTGAACTTACAGACAAGAGACAAGTATCGAAGGAACGAGGTGAACAACTTGCAGTTGAATACGGTATTAAATTTATGGAAACGTCTGCAAAATCTAGTATCAATGTCGAAGAAGCATTTTATACTTTGGCGCGTGACATTAAAGctaaaatggagaaaaaattggtaa gAAGCATCAAATCCACCTAA
- the LOC122632374 gene encoding endocuticle structural glycoprotein SgAbd-4-like — translation MRALLMIAIVGLAHGQEYFREPEKVVSESRDLGDTRGHYSFAYETEGGILQKESGSRKYAGTPDETQLIQGSVQYNAPDGTPIAMSWTADEFGTQVSGTHIPTPPPIPPAIQRALEWIAKQPSTSEQPDLPQPHQQQQPKQQLSYSQNAVINSNINRPNRVLSNKRF, via the exons ATGCGCGCCTTG tTAATGATCGCGATCGTTGGCCTTGCCCACGGTCAAGAATACTTTCGAGAACCCGAAAAAGTAGTGAGCGAATCTCGTGACCTTGGTGATACACGAGGTCATTACTCGTTTGCATACGAGACCGAGGGTGGAATTCTTCAGAAAGAAAGTGGTAGTAGGAAGTATGCCGGCACACCAGACGAGACTCAGCTGATTCAGGGTTCGGTTCAGTACAATGCACCCGATGGAACACCGATTGCTATGAGCTGGACTGCCGATGAATTTGGCACTCAAGTGTCGGGTACTCATATCCCAACTCCACCACCAATTCCACCAGCGATTCAACGAGCTCTCGAATGGATTGCCAAACAACCCTCGACCAGTGAACAACCGGATCTGCCTCAACCCCACCAACAGCAACAGCCGAAGCAACAACTCTCTTACAGTCAAAATGCTGTTATCAATTCTAACATTAATCGTCCTAACAGAGTGCTATCGAATAAACGATTCTGA
- the LOC122632461 gene encoding transmembrane protein 181 — MDNSGLGYSYHLPSAGWNLKIKNTLSQFSDLFSEFNKYIAPAYHHDRCERSVQMRLYSMHKREFVMVFVGFFACFGLSVFIGLAGPPITTTSEQKAHVNGNETATGPFVMKTPALSPYSQQLWVIAKLSTLNNDDERYDKGFQVSVSIDGIDIDHKLNPILPLETGHNRTRHLKCERQSCEELVVAHLGFLDYTYYMITVRFHGLESFHQRYTIRDLTFYFKNYNPAFTQIEIWFRLIFLLTTFGVMCWFGHSLRKYPLHDWSIEQKWISILLPLLILYNNPLFPMIFLINSWVPGMIDAILQTTFLCAILMFWLCVYHGLRQNERRLITFYLPKMLVVGLLWAAALTLATWLRCTELEDPTYNYVLDTSNYYGFKVFFFTVGGFYIAYLLLLILKAYSELRSMPYFDLRLRFLTLLAGVVAGVCSLVTSRQFGAGVLEDSFASRLSTYYRTSAQFMALYGLLNFYLYTMAYVYAPALQQVYGQHSSIMKDNPAFSMMNDSDEEVIYGSDEDNRRLLTRLPKNVVDSD, encoded by the exons aTGGATAATTCAGGATTAGGATATTCGTATCATCTACCATCAGCTGGTTGGAATCTTAAGATCAAAAATACGTTATCTCAATTCAGTGATCTATTTAgcgaatttaataaatacattgcGCCAGCGTATCATCATGATCGTTGCGAAAg ATCGGTGCAAATGCGTTTATATTCTATGCACAAAAGAGAATTTGTCATGGTATTTGTTGGCTTCTTTGCTTGTTTTGGATTGTCCGTCTTTATTGGACTTGCTG GTCCACCGATAACCACGACAAGCGAGCAAAAGGCACATGTCAATGGAAATGAAACGGCTACTGGACCGTTTGTAATGAAGACCCCAGCCTTATCGCCATATAGCCAACAATTATGGGTTATTGCTAAATTATCTACGTTAAATAATGATG ACGAAAGATATGATAAAGGTTTTCAAGTAAGCGTATCAATAGATGGCATTGATATTGATCATAAACTTAATCCTATACTACCGTTGGAAACTGGACacaatag aaCAAGACATCTGAAATGTGAGAGGCAATCTTGCGAGGAGCTTGTCGTGGCTCATCTTGGATTTTTAGATTACACTTACTATATGATTACTGTCCGTTTTCATGGACTTGAAAGCTTCCACCAACGATATACAATACGAGATCTCACATTCTAC tttaaaaattacaatccTGCATTCACACAAATTGAGATATGGTTTCGACTGATCTTCTTACTGACTACCTTTGGGGTGATG tGTTGGTTTGGTCATTCATTGAGAAAATATCCATTACATGATTGGTCAATAGAGCAAAAGTggatttctattcttcttccattattaattttatataata ATCCTTTATTCcctatgatatttttaataaattcctGGGTACCTGGAATGATAGATGCGATTCTACAAACAACTTTTTTATGTGCTATTCTCATGTTCTGGCTTTGTGTTTATCATGGTCTTAGACAA aaTGAAAGGagattaattactttttatttaccaAAAATGTTGGTTGTGGGTCTTCTATGGGCAGCAGCTCTGACATTGGCAACATGGCTTCGTTGTACCGAATTAGAGGATCCAACATACAATTATGTTCTTGATACGTCAAATTATTAC GGTTTTAAAGTATTCTTCTTTACAGTAGGTGGTTTTTACATTGCATATCTTCTTCTACTTATATTAAAGGCATACAGTGAACTGAGATCTATGCCATATTTtg attTACGCTTAAGATTTTTAACATTACTTGCTGGAGTAGTTGCTGGTGTCTGCAGTTTAGTTACTTCTCGTCAATTTGGTGCAGGAGTTCTTGAAGATAGTTTCGCTTCGCGTCTTTCTACGTACTATCGCACATCAGCACAATTTATGGCTCTATATGGTCttctcaatttttatttatatacaatggCATATGTTTATGCTCCAGCACTACAACAAGTCTATGGGCAAC ATTCATCCATAATGAAAGATAATCCTGCTTTTTCAATGATGAATGATTCGGATGAAGAAGTTATATATGGTTCAGATGAAGACAATAGACGGCTGTTAACGCGTTTACCAAAAAATGTAGTGGACAGTGATTGA
- the LOC122632471 gene encoding isopentenyl-diphosphate Delta-isomerase 1 — protein sequence MSRSIFSMIQKLSSNIKSSNMAQIAFLQKVALEERCILVDEFDRPIGNASKRDCHRINNNGTIPLHRAFSVFLFNQDNDLLLQKRSPWKVTFPGCYTNSCCSHPLAEIPGETLEDDAIGIRRAAQRRLNYELGIPLSEIQLSDFFYLSRIHYFSSGDGIWGEHEIDYILFLQKDHITIDPNPDEVSEVQWVSKSMINDLTRTIKAPLTPWFQLILQYKLQLWWDNLKTLDKVQDYSVIQKYL from the exons atgagtagaagtatattttctatgatacaaaaattatcatctaatataaaaagtagTAATATGGCACAAATAGCTTTTCTACAAAAAGTTGCTTTGGAAGAACGTTGTATTCTTGTGGATGAATTTGATAGACCCATTGGTAATGCATCAAAACGAGATTGTCATAGAATTAACAATAATGGTACTATACCTCTTCATAGAGCCTTCAGCGTTTTTTTATTCAACCAggataatgatttattattgcaaaaaCGTTCTCCATGGAAG GTAACATTTCCAGGCTGTTATACAAATTCATGTTGCAGTCATCCTTTAGCAGAAATTCCTGGAGAAACTTTAGAGGATGATGCGATAGGTATCCGTAGAGCAGCGCAAAGAAGACTTAATTATGAATTGGGTATTCCGTTATCAGAGATTCAACTTTcggatttcttttatttatcaagaaTTCATTACTTTTCTTCGGGAGATGGAATTTGGGGTGAACATGAAATagattacatattatttctaCAGAAGGATCATATAACAATTGATCCCAACCCCGATGAAGTAAGTGAAGTTCAATGGGTATCAAAATCGATGATTAACGATTTGACACGTACAATAAAAGCACCATTAACACCTTGGTTTCAACTTATACTTCAGTATAAATTACAACTATGGTGGgataatttaaaaactttGGATAAAGTACAAGATTATTctgtaatacaaaaatatttgtaa
- the LOC122632387 gene encoding ras-related protein Rab-8A isoform X2: MAKTYDYLFKLLLIGDSGVGKTCVLFRFSEDAFNTTFISTIGIDFKIRTIELDGKKIKLQIWDTAGQERFRTITTAYYRGAMGIMLVYDVTNEKSFENIKNWIRNIEENASAEVEKMLLGNKCELTDKRQVSKERGEQLAVEYGIKFMETSAKSSINVEEAFYTLARDIKAKMEKKLEASNPPKGGGHQLKASEPQRKPPSWLARCSIL; encoded by the exons ATGGCAAAGAcctatgattatttatttaaactacTACTGATCGGAGATTCGGGCGTCGGCAAAACTTGTGTATTATTCAGATTTTCCGAAGATGCATTCAATACGACCTTCATCTCTACTATTG gaattgattttaaaattcgTACAATTGAGTTAGACGGCAAGAAGATTAAATTGCAAATATG ggATACTGCTGGACAAGAAAGGTTTCGTACAATAACAACGGCATATTATCGTGGTGCTATGGGAATAATGTTAGTGTATGAtgttacaaatgaaaaaagctttgaaaatataaaaaattggattcgtaatatagaagaaaatgcATCTGCTGAGGTAGAGAAGATGTTATTAGGCAATAAGTGTGAACTTACAGACAAGAGACAAGTATCGAAGGAACGAGGTGAACAACTTGCAGTTGAATACGGTATTAAATTTATGGAAACGTCTGCAAAATCTAGTATCAATGTCGAAGAAGCATTTTATACTTTGGCGCGTGACATTAAAGctaaaatggagaaaaaattg gAAGCATCAAATCCACCTAAAGGTGGTGGTCACCAGTTGAAAGCATCGGAACCACAAAGGAAACCGCCAAGTTGGTTAGCTCGCTGTTCTATACTCTGA
- the LOC122632386 gene encoding kinesin-like protein KIN-5D isoform X2 translates to MENIPELNDLDIFCAEQQLREKIYELQEKSAMLEKTQKELLETRHSLYNSKSILENENQINDELKMQLSAAVAMINRLEDEKMKTYIEHIQLKVNYDAMINERNSLIEQTKATKLEIIDSNIKLQTAEDEISNLKMLNKNLEESLTMLRDNTLQMIATAESEIAKLKKEHQYLQQSCQNIIDLNKRLQIFGLCAHSIHQRDKIEIQRLQCKLNSLSSDISNHPDSNTMLHPEIQKLCVKLQALIQELKSSL, encoded by the exons ATGGAGAATATTCCAGAATTAAATGATTTGGACATTTTTTGTGCCGAGCAACAATtgcgagaaaaaatatacgaattacaagaaaaatcG GCTATGTTAGAAAAAACACAGAAAGAGCTTCTAGAAACACGTCATTCCTTATATaattcaaaatcgattttagaaaacgaaaatcaaattaatgatgaattaaaaatgCAATTATCAGCAGCTGTTGCTATGATCAATCGtttagaagatgaaaaaatgaaaacttacATCGAACATATTCAATTAAAAGTTAATTACGATGCAATGATTAATGAACGCAATTCATTGATCGAACAAACAAAAGCTACGAAATTAGAAATCATAGATAGTAATATCAAATTACAAACTGCAGAAGACGAAATATCTaatttgaaaatgttaaataaaaatcttgaaGAATCTCTAACGATGTTAAGAGACAATACTTTACAAATGATAGCTACTGctgaaag TGAGATTGCAAAACTTAAAAAAGAGCACCAATATTTGCAACAGTCGTgtcaaaatattatagatcttAACAAACGTTTACAAATATTTGGATTATGTGCACATAGTATACATCAAAgagataaaatcgaaatacaGCGATTgcaatgtaaattaaattctttatccAGCGATATTTCAAATCATCCAGATTCAAATACTATGTTGCATCCAGAAATTCAAAAATTGTGCGTAAAG TTACAGGCATTGATTCAAGAATTAAAATCATctctgtaa
- the LOC122632386 gene encoding uncharacterized protein LOC122632386 isoform X1, whose amino-acid sequence MENIPELNDLDIFCAEQQLREKIYELQEKSAMLEKTQKELLETRHSLYNSKSILENENQINDELKMQLSAAVAMINRLEDEKMKTYIEHIQLKVNYDAMINERNSLIEQTKATKLEIIDSNIKLQTAEDEISNLKMLNKNLEESLTMLRDNTLQMIATAESEIAKLKKEHQYLQQSCQNIIDLNKRLQIFGLCAHSIHQRDKIEIQRLQCKLNSLSSDISNHPDSNTMLHPEIQKLCVKVKWIYIRKILLYVRVRIHDTQMDGNMDISYY is encoded by the exons ATGGAGAATATTCCAGAATTAAATGATTTGGACATTTTTTGTGCCGAGCAACAATtgcgagaaaaaatatacgaattacaagaaaaatcG GCTATGTTAGAAAAAACACAGAAAGAGCTTCTAGAAACACGTCATTCCTTATATaattcaaaatcgattttagaaaacgaaaatcaaattaatgatgaattaaaaatgCAATTATCAGCAGCTGTTGCTATGATCAATCGtttagaagatgaaaaaatgaaaacttacATCGAACATATTCAATTAAAAGTTAATTACGATGCAATGATTAATGAACGCAATTCATTGATCGAACAAACAAAAGCTACGAAATTAGAAATCATAGATAGTAATATCAAATTACAAACTGCAGAAGACGAAATATCTaatttgaaaatgttaaataaaaatcttgaaGAATCTCTAACGATGTTAAGAGACAATACTTTACAAATGATAGCTACTGctgaaag TGAGATTGCAAAACTTAAAAAAGAGCACCAATATTTGCAACAGTCGTgtcaaaatattatagatcttAACAAACGTTTACAAATATTTGGATTATGTGCACATAGTATACATCAAAgagataaaatcgaaatacaGCGATTgcaatgtaaattaaattctttatccAGCGATATTTCAAATCATCCAGATTCAAATACTATGTTGCATCCAGAAATTCAAAAATTGTGCGTAAAGGTAAAGTGgatttatatacgtaaaattttattgtatgtGCGCGTGCGTATACACGACACGCAAATGGATGGAAATATGGACATAAGTTACTAttga